The nucleotide sequence GTTCTCCTGATAGACGTTGACGTCGATCATCTGGTAACCGTTCTGCGTGTCCTCGGTCAGGAAGTTCTGGATCGAGGTGATGTCGTGGTCGATGTAGTGCTTGGTGCCGTCCACGTCACGGGTCATGCCACGCACACGGTAATCGATGGTGACGATATCCGAGTCGAAGCTGTGGATCAGGTAGTTCAGTGCACGCAGCGGCGAAATCACGCCACAGGTGGACACGTCCACGTCCACACGGAAGGTGGAAATGCCGTTGTCCGGGTGCGATTCCGGGTAGGTATGCACCGTCACGTGGCTCTTGTCCAGATGCGCGACGATGGTGTCCGGCAGCGGGCCCGGGCCTTCTTCGTCGAAGTCCGGGTCGGTCGGCGGAGCATCGTGTTCGGCGATCAGCATGGTCACACTCGCCCCCTGCGGATCGTAATCCTGGCGCGCCACATTCAGGATGTTGGCACCGATGATCCGGGTGACGTTGGTGAGAATCTCGGTCAGCCGCTCCGCGTTGTACAGTTCATCGATATATTCGATGTACTCCTTGCGGTGCTGCTCGGTCTTGGCATAGCTGATGTCAAAG is from Isoalcanivorax pacificus W11-5 and encodes:
- the speD gene encoding adenosylmethionine decarboxylase, giving the protein MRDPNPKIKLHGFNNLTKSLSFNIFDISYAKTEQHRKEYIEYIDELYNAERLTEILTNVTRIIGANILNVARQDYDPQGASVTMLIAEHDAPPTDPDFDEEGPGPLPDTIVAHLDKSHVTVHTYPESHPDNGISTFRVDVDVSTCGVISPLRALNYLIHSFDSDIVTIDYRVRGMTRDVDGTKHYIDHDITSIQNFLTEDTQNGYQMIDVNVYQENIFHTKMLLKDFDIDNYLFGAGADEFNAEELEDIESRLRKEMLEIFYSRNLD